A window of Castanea sativa cultivar Marrone di Chiusa Pesio chromosome 1, ASM4071231v1 contains these coding sequences:
- the LOC142622056 gene encoding protein LURP-one-related 5-like, with protein sequence MNNKVVIVNEKFCFPEETHLTVHKTSVFFPGDGFIVYDLHGEVLYRFDSYGPESTPKDELVLMDSSGKCLLTLLRKKPSLHQRWEGYIGEKAGHQEPIFSLCRSSIIRRSSLVVEVYGDPEEEYHIEGSFTHRCCKMMDNSSRDPVVEIKRKLDPSTNVMLGKDVFLLCLKPGFDSAFAMGLVLILDQIHGDDADDVAQEVGPTVEDPIPPS encoded by the exons ATGAATAATAAGGTTGTAATAGTGAATGAGAAATTCTGCTTTCCTGAAGAGACCCATCTCACAGTCCACAAGACCTCAGTGTTCTTCCCTGGTGACGGCTTCATAGTCTACGATCTCCATGGAGAGGTTCTGTATCGCTTCGATTCGTATGGTCCCGAATCAACACCCAAAGATGAACTTGTTCTCATGGATTCCTCTGGAAAATGCCTCCTCACTCTTCTTCGAAAG AAACCGAGCCTTCATCAACGTTGGGAAGGATACATTGGAGAGAAAGCAGGACATCAGGAACCAATTTTCAGTCTATGCAGATCATCCATAATCAGACGGTCGAGCCTGGTTGTAGAGGTTTACGGTGATCCTGAAGAGGAGTATCACATCGAAGGCTCTTTCACCCATCGAtgctgtaaaatgatggacaaCTCATCTAGGGATCCTGTGGTTGAGATCAAACGAAAATTGGACCCCTCAACTAATGTGATGCTTGGGAAGGATGTCTTTTTGTTGTGTCTCAAGCCTGGCTTTGATAGTGCTTTCGCTATGGGATTGGTGCTTATTCTTGATCAAATTCACGGTGATGATGCTGATGATGTTGCACAGGAGGTGGGTCCTACCGTAGAGGATCCAATTCCACCTTcctga